A stretch of Candidatus Symbiobacter mobilis CR DNA encodes these proteins:
- the gmk gene encoding guanylate kinase, whose amino-acid sequence METSGNLFVVAAPSGAGKSSLVRALLAQDSRVHLSISHTTRPPRGQEVHGREYFFVSDDEFDVMVRDDAFLEWAHVHRYRYGTSKPAIADRIEQGEDVLLEIDYQGALQIRNLFAQAVLIFILPPSWEELRRRLENRGEDPPQRIQERLRNAMHEVGHARHFDFVIINGSFDQALSELGMVVQTQRLRYFSQRRSKPEVFQALALE is encoded by the coding sequence ATGGAAACCAGCGGCAATTTGTTTGTAGTGGCAGCCCCCAGCGGGGCCGGAAAGTCCAGTTTGGTGCGCGCACTGCTAGCACAGGACAGTCGTGTACATCTGAGTATTTCGCACACCACTCGCCCCCCGCGTGGGCAGGAAGTGCATGGTCGCGAATACTTTTTTGTATCCGATGACGAGTTCGACGTCATGGTGCGCGACGATGCATTTCTGGAATGGGCACACGTGCATCGGTATCGTTATGGCACGTCCAAACCCGCGATTGCGGATCGTATCGAACAGGGCGAGGACGTGCTGCTCGAAATCGATTACCAGGGGGCCTTGCAGATTCGCAATCTTTTTGCCCAGGCAGTGCTGATTTTCATCCTGCCACCCAGTTGGGAAGAATTGCGTCGCCGCCTGGAAAATCGGGGCGAAGACCCGCCGCAGCGCATCCAGGAAAGGCTGCGCAATGCCATGCATGAGGTCGGGCATGCCCGACATTTCGACTTTGTTATCATCAATGGTTCTTTTGATCAGGCTTTGTCCGAGCTGGGAATGGTCGTCCAAACGCAACGCTTGCGGTATTTTTCCCAGCGACGTTCCAAACCGGAAGTATTCCAAGCTCTTGCTTTGGAATGA